The sequence AGGGAACTGTCCCATTTTGATTGTCGAGCATGGATTTCTGTTTCACAATCATGTAAAATTGATGATATTCTGAGAAACATGTTAAAACAATTCCGTGGTAACGATGACAAAGTACAATCTGAGGTTGGAAAGATGAACATTGAGGAATTAAGAACAGAGTTGAAGAAATTTCTAGAGCAAAAGCGCTTCATGATTGTATTGGATGATGTATGGAGAGGTGCAGTTGCTTTGGAAATAAGGAATCTCCTTTCTAACTGTGGGAGGAGAAGCAGGGTTGTCATCACAACTAGAATTGACGAGGTAGCTTCTATTGCTGAAGATGCATGCAAGATCAGGCTTGAGCCTCTAAACAAGCAGGACGCATGGATTTTATTCTGCAGAAAGGTGTTCTGGAAAATCCAAAATCATATTTGCCCTCCAGAATTGCAGAGGTGGGGTGAAATGATAGTGAACAAATGTGCAGGCTTGCCATTAGCACTTGTGGCATTAGGGGGCTTATTATCACTAAGAGATAAGAGTGAAGCAGAATGGAAGTCTTTGTACAGTAAATTAACATGTGAATTGCATGACAATCCAGATATAAATCATGTGGAGTGGATTTTGAATTTAAGTTACAGGCATCTACCGGATTATTTGCAAAACTGTTTCTTATTTTGTGCTATGTTCCCGGAAGGCCGtctccttaagaagaagaagttGATTAGACTGTGGATTGCAGAAGGGTTTGTTGAACAAAGAGGGACAATCAGCCTGGAGGAGGTTGCTGAAAGCTATCTCATAGAGCTCGTCCATCGAAGCATGCTTCAGGTTGTAGAGAGGAACAGTTTTGGTCGGATTCGACATTTCCGTATGCATGATCTTGTACGCGAATTGGCCATTAAACTCTCCGAGAAGGAGTGTTTCAGTTCACGTTATGATGACACCTCAGGAGTTACACAGATTGTGCCAGATTCACGCCGAGTGTCAGTACTCCGATGCAAGACCGACATCAGATTGACCTTAGAATCATCGAGACTTCGCACCTTATTAGCATTTGACAGGACCATGCTGCATTGTTCTTGGTCTCATTACATTCCGTCCAAATCTAAGTACCTTGCAGTGTTGGACTTATCAGGCTTGCCTATTGAGACTATCAGCCATTCAATTGGGGAATTATTTAATCTCAAGTATTTGTGCCTCAATGACACCAATGTGAAATCACTCCCAAAAACTGTCAGCAGACTTCAGAATTTAGAAACCTTAAGTCTTAAAAGGACTCAGTTAATAAGTTTCCCTGCTGGGTTTGCGAAACTAAAGAAGCTGCGGCATGTACATGTCTGGAAATTGCTAGATAATGCACAGTCAAGTTTCAGTCAGTCCTTGGGTGTTCGAACAACTGATGGCCTTTGCAATTTGAAGGAACTGCAAACCTTGGATGAAGTCCAAGCAAATGAACAATTTGTGAGCAAAATGGGAAATTTAGCCCATCTAAGGAGTCTTTATATTTCAGATGTAAGGAGTAAGTACTGCTCACAACTCTGTTTGTCTACATCAAAGATGCAACATCTTATAAGATTGCATGTGAAAGCAAGCAACCAGGGCGAGGTGCTCCGGCTGGAATCATTGACATTGCCTTCTCAACTTCAGACACTTGAGCTGACAGGACAGTTGTTGGGAGGGGTGCTGCAATCTCCATTCTTTTCGGCTCATGCAAACACCCTTGTCAGATTAAGTTTATGTTGGTGCAATTTTGCAGAAAATCCAATGCCACATCTCTCTAAATTATCAAATTTAACAAGCTTGCGTCTAAGAATGGCGTATACTGGGCAGCAACTGGGGTTCGGTGCAGGTTGGTTCCCATAGTTGAAAGGGATGGCCTTGATAGACATGGCACGTGTTTGTCAGATATTCATAGAAGAGGGAGCTTTGATCAGTCTCGAGTATCTGAACATTGGTGGTCTTGGTGAATTAGCTGATGTCCCTGATGGCATCGAATTTCTCCCATCCATTCGGGAGGTACATTTTGGCACCATGCATCCTGATTTCAGTGCCAATTTGCAAGAAAGTGCTAGAATGGGAAGGCTAAAACACATCCCAGTCATGTATATGCGATAAGAAGGTAAACATGTCCATCTTTGATTATCACAGGTTGTGCAATTCAATACTATTTCCATTGTTTTCTGATTTTCATTTTGGGCCTCGACATGGTACCGGTATACACTTTTCACCATTAGATCATTGCTTTTCCTTTTAATTTAGTAAAATTATTTTAGAATTAATTGTATGATAACATTTGCACTTGATAAGGAAATACTTCCATATATATTGGTGGTCAAATTTGATCTAGAGCGATGTCTAAAAAAGAATGGAAGGAGCATCATGTTGCATGTAGGCGACTCCATGGTTTTAGACTTTGTTTGACATCCAAAATTAGTACTCCTAGAAATTACCAGTTCCATATTTTGTTATTGATTTACCATTTTGTAAAACTTTGAGATTGTTTATCTCCTACCTAACTGCCTAGCTTCTTCTAATATAATCCAGCCGACGATGGGCTGCGACATCCGGATGTGGACATAGTCGCCCCATAGCTCACCTCTTCAGAAGTGTCGCCGCCTCGGACACGACATCAGCGGCTCTTTTTGTTTATTCTGGTAGTTAAACTGGACTTGATCAGAAGTGCAGAACTGGCGTTTAGCTCCTTGTAAATGCGACTGCACTTGTAGTAGATAGGGTTAATAGTAAACACTTAGCACATAACTGAATGCTAAAATGTGAAGTGTAATTCAGTTTCACCTCATGTTGTATGTGGGATTCTTGGCCTTGGCCTGAATAATGTGGAACGTTTAACTGAATGGAATTGTGGGCCTTGGTCTGAAGAATGTTGAATGCTTAACTGAATGTTGCAGTCCAGTTTCGCTTACATAGGGTTTAGCCAAATGATAAAATGTTGCAGCATGGGATTGGGACGACTTACTTGTAATCAAGAAACTGTCACTGAAGTCTTCTTGCCGTGGATGAATATACGCTCTGTTCCTCGTTAGCGGATGGTGCGAGACTGGGACTGCATGCGGGTTCAGAGTTCAGCTTGACAGTTTCAGACATCCTTGGCCCAGTAGACATACGTGTTCATGGAAAAAagcagatactccctccgttcctaaatatttgtctttctagagatttcaacaagtgactacatacagagcaaaatgagtgaatctacactttaaaatatgtctatatacatccgtatgtggtagtccatttgaaatctctaaaaaaacaaatatttaggaacggagggagtagaaattaaGGCGCTGGCCATCAAGCAAGCTAATTTATACTGTTAACGGTGACAAGCTCGACCAGGAATATGCCTCCAAATTTTTGAGCAATACCACAAAATCGAGACCCAATGCCATATTGCCATGTATTCATTATCACAGCAAGATATACAAATCGGAGCAAATGTTAATAATACAGCATTCAAAACGAACATAAAAATTCCCTCAAGATCCCTCCCTGAAGGGATTGTGTGAGTCTAGAGTACAACGGAATCTGGACTGCTCCCAGGCATGACCAACAGCCGCATGCATAGTCCTCCTAGCTGGTGAGATGGCTGGGTGAGCTCTTGAACATCGCTGTGCCACATGTATGCCCCAGAGAGGACCGTCTCAGATCTTGTGGTGCGAGCCCAGTTCCTGGTCGGGAGGTGCTGGAGGAACATGACCATCTCTTGAAAATCAGCTTATGTAGATTCTCTGACAAGCATTATTGAGGTGCATATGCCAATCTCTTCTCCAGGCTCTCGTTCTACGCAAGAATAAGTTGCAGTTGAACAGCGGCAGCAGTCGCTGCAGGTAGAAACTGGAGCAGAAGAATAAACATTAACATGTGCAGAAAAGGCGTGATGGGATTCCCATGAGGCCATGACTAGCTTGTGTTCTTTCCACCGGAGGACATGAAGCTGCCATAGATAGCCTCACAAGTGACAGAAAAGGTACTATTGTCGACATCGAGGCAGATTCCTCGTCTTGCTCACTCACAAGCACCTACACCAGTACGAGACATTAGTATCTTACCAAGAGTGCATAGATCTGGCTTGTCCGGGGTGTAACTCATGGAGCAACCATTTCACTCCATGAAGCTGAAACCCAGCTCTTTCTTGGCTCCCTTCTCCACCATCATCTGCCGAATGGCTCTTGCATCTTCCCATCGACCATTGACTGCATACAAGTTGAACAGAACAGCATACCGCCCACCATGTTGCGGCTCTAGCTCAATGAGCCGCTTCCCAACCCGTTCGCCGACAGTAATATCATTATGCATCCGGCATGACGACATCAGCGCACCCCATTGCGACGCATGTGGCTCCATTGGCATATCCAACAAGACAGTCTCAGCCTCCTCAACATGTCCCGCACGCCCAAGGAGATCAGCTAGGCACCCATAGTGCTCTCTCTGTGGCTCGATCCCGTGGTGCCGCATCGACTGGAAAATCTTCCTCCCTTCCTCCAGACGACCTGAGTGGGTGCACGCGCACAAAGCAGCGACAAACGTCGACTGGTTTGGCACAAAGCCGTTTCCGAGCATCCTTTGGAACAACTCTAGTGCACGCTCACCATGGCCATTCATCGCAAGCCCTCCGATCATCGAATTCCACAGCACAACGTCACGGCAGCGAACAGAGTCAAAAGCACGCCACGCCTCCTCCATGCACCCACACTTGCAGTACATGTCCACCAGGGCGGTCTCGGCCATGACATTCCTTTGCATCCCTGCAAACCCCTCTGTTTCCAGATACCGATGGACCCAGCGACCCCTCTCGACGGCACCGAGATGGGCGCACGCCTTGAGCACGCTCACCAGCACCACCACATCCGGCTTGAAACCCTCCCCCATCATCCGATCAAACACCCGCAGCGCTTCGTCAAACTCTGCGGCACGCACAAGCGCGTCGACCATGGCGCTCCAAGACACCAGGTTCCGCCCGGGCATTCTGCCGAacacctcccgcgcccctgccaggTCGCCGCTCTTGCCGTAGCCGGACACCATGGTGTTCCAGGAGGCGGCGTCCAGAGCGGCGCCCGAGTCGAACACCCTGCGCGCGTGGGGCAGGAGGCCGAGTGCGCAGTAGAGCTTGAGGAGGGAGTTGGTGACGACCGGGTGCGCGAGCGCGCCGCACTTGAGCGCGTGCGCGTGGGCGACGGGCGCGGCCAGGCGGGTGCAGCCGCCGGAggcggacgaggcgagggaggcgaggaggagggagaaggtgTAGGCGgtgggcggcgtggcggcgcggatGCGGGAATAGAGGGCGAGCGAGGCGGCCGCGGGGGCGCCGCGGCGCGCGAGCTCGGCGTGGAGCGGGCAGCCGTGGGAGGGCGCTGTggagaagaaggcgacggcgacgagtctgcggaggcggcggggcgcggcagcGAGCGGCCACCACGCCATTTGGTCTGGGGGCGTCGCTGAGGTAGAGCCACAACATGGTGGCACCACCATGCATGAGGTGGTGGGCTAGGGTTCCAGGGTTCAAAATTTCAATGAAAATTTCGGTGATtatcagaaattcaaaaaaattgtaatcccaaaacttcgagCCAGATTCAAGCATATTTAAATTTTTAATCAAAAACGTCAAAAGTAAGTGAATTTTGATATATCAAAATCTGAAATAATTTCCGAAAGTTTGCATACTTCTGTGAGGTCTGCAAATTTTCTGTTTCTGAAATTTAAAACCTTATTTCTACTACCCATATTAAATCCGGTGCCTGGTTCCTGGGACCCCTTTCATAGTTGCACCAAAACATCGAATTGGCTGGCTCGCTCAACCTCTCGAACCGGGACAAAACTTTTGCagatttggtgtgtgtgtgtgttttgtagAATCCAACTATTTCTTCTCATCAACAAAGATCAAGATTTGGCGTTTTGGGT comes from Triticum aestivum cultivar Chinese Spring chromosome 5B, IWGSC CS RefSeq v2.1, whole genome shotgun sequence and encodes:
- the LOC123112708 gene encoding disease resistance protein RPM1, translated to MAETAILLAVKKISIAMAGEILSLAKPMFRNKSELVAALPSNMELVKEELEIIHAFIKKISTTQCNDIVLETWLRQARRLAYDVEDIVDQFIYIVGESQVASCVSNLKKLFKKPQSLFSLDRMATEVEKVKHRLRELSARRDRWVQSNASALDVEIPNYDNKQEAYQFRHSQSDNEDDYVGVDKYREILNKLLYSEDCSLCFIAVCGMGGLGKSSLVHSVYKRELSHFDCRAWISVSQSCKIDDILRNMLKQFRGNDDKVQSEVGKMNIEELRTELKKFLEQKRFMIVLDDVWRGAVALEIRNLLSNCGRRSRVVITTRIDEVASIAEDACKIRLEPLNKQDAWILFCRKVFWKIQNHICPPELQRWGEMIVNKCAGLPLALVALGGLLSLRDKSEAEWKSLYSKLTCELHDNPDINHVEWILNLSYRHLPDYLQNCFLFCAMFPEGRLLKKKKLIRLWIAEGFVEQRGTISLEEVAESYLIELVHRSMLQVVERNSFGRIRHFRMHDLVRELAIKLSEKECFSSRYDDTSGVTQIVPDSRRVSVLRCKTDIRLTLESSRLRTLLAFDRTMLHCSWSHYIPSKSKYLAVLDLSGLPIETISHSIGELFNLKYLCLNDTNVKSLPKTVSRLQNLETLSLKRTQLISFPAGFAKLKKLRHVHVWKLLDNAQSSFSQSLGVRTTDGLCNLKELQTLDEVQANEQFVSKMGNLAHLRSLYISDVRSKYCSQLCLSTSKMQHLIRLHVKASNQGEVLRLESLTLPSQLQTLELTGQLLGGVLQSPFFSAHANTLVRLSLCWCNFAENPMPHLSKLSNLTSLRLRMAYTGQQLGFGAGWFP
- the LOC123112709 gene encoding pentatricopeptide repeat-containing protein At1g05750, chloroplastic translates to MVVPPCCGSTSATPPDQMAWWPLAAAPRRLRRLVAVAFFSTAPSHGCPLHAELARRGAPAAASLALYSRIRAATPPTAYTFSLLLASLASSASGGCTRLAAPVAHAHALKCGALAHPVVTNSLLKLYCALGLLPHARRVFDSGAALDAASWNTMVSGYGKSGDLAGAREVFGRMPGRNLVSWSAMVDALVRAAEFDEALRVFDRMMGEGFKPDVVVLVSVLKACAHLGAVERGRWVHRYLETEGFAGMQRNVMAETALVDMYCKCGCMEEAWRAFDSVRCRDVVLWNSMIGGLAMNGHGERALELFQRMLGNGFVPNQSTFVAALCACTHSGRLEEGRKIFQSMRHHGIEPQREHYGCLADLLGRAGHVEEAETVLLDMPMEPHASQWGALMSSCRMHNDITVGERVGKRLIELEPQHGGRYAVLFNLYAVNGRWEDARAIRQMMVEKGAKKELGFSFME